The following proteins are co-located in the Styela clava chromosome 15, kaStyClav1.hap1.2, whole genome shotgun sequence genome:
- the LOC120334539 gene encoding uncharacterized protein LOC120334539 yields MMNRIIFICVVLACVWKPSYAKKKCVLPSPQKINWSRLTGKWYNILNRKTPGDRLVKCLQLRDFKKNKAGFSYVIEDYHLNTGTYGGVKVNFKLKKSGIYTPLPRVATGLKWLKIVGKDTPHRRVSKPVKHELMAMSTSNIVFLTDYKNYVMDIRCSANGEKMIWVMSRNPHPGPEDILRITNKLNKIGRGWNDFPLFVTGCTKTSGLHNFKHA; encoded by the exons ATGATGAAtagaattattttcatttgtgtGGTATTAGCTTGCGTGTGGAAGCCTTCATATGCAAAAAAGAAATGTGTACTACCAAGTCCACAGAAGATAAACTGGAGCAGG CTAACTGGAAAGTGGTATAATATTCTCAATAGAAAGACTCCTGGAGACAGATTAGTCAAATGTTTACAACTGAGAGATTTCAAAAAGAATAAAGCGGGCTTCTCCTACGTTATTGAAGACTATCACTT gAATACTGGAACGTACGGAGGTGTTAAAGTCAATTTCAAGTTGAAAAAGTCAGGAATTTATACGCCTTTACCCAGAGTAGCAACAG GGCTGAAATGGTTGAAAATCGTTGGGAAAGACACTCCTCATCGCAGAGTTTCTAAGCCAGTCAAACACG AATTGATGGCAATGTCGACTTCGAATATTGTCTTTCTCACTGACTACAAGAATTATGTCATGGACATCCGATGCAGTGCAAATG gagaAAAGATGATTTGGGTTATGAGTAGAAATCCGCATCCTGGACCAGAAGATATTCTTCGAATAACTAACAAACTAAACAAAATCGGAAGAGGTTGGAACGATTTCCCTCTGTTCGTAACAGGATGCACTAAAACTTCCGGCCTGCATAATTTTAAACATGCATAG